Proteins from a single region of Chryseobacterium sp. W4I1:
- a CDS encoding cold-shock protein, producing the protein MTGTVKWFNETKGFGFITPDGGGNDIFCHHSAIQASGLRSLKEGQTVEFDIKEGKKGPEADNVKVVG; encoded by the coding sequence ATGACAGGAACAGTAAAATGGTTTAACGAGACAAAAGGTTTTGGTTTTATCACACCAGACGGAGGCGGAAACGATATTTTTTGCCATCATTCAGCCATTCAGGCTTCAGGCTTAAGATCTCTAAAAGAAGGTCAGACGGTTGAGTTTGATATCAAAGAAGGTAAAAAAGGACCTGAAGCAGACAATGTTAAAGTAGTAGGTTAA